From the Sediminispirochaeta bajacaliforniensis DSM 16054 genome, the window GAACCCCGTGCGTATACCTCGGTAACCTCACCTTCGAGAAACCAGCGGCATAAATCGATATCATGAATGCAAAGATCCATGATTAATCCTCCACTGGTTTTGGCAAACTCTATGGGAGGACAGGAGGGGTCACGACTGATGCCCAACAGTGAAACAGGGGTTCCGATGGCACCCGACTCAATGCGTTCTTTCGCCGCCGCATAACCGGTGTCGAATCTGCGCATGAAACCAAGTTGAACAAAACTTCCATGATCTCTCACAAGACGCTGAAGTTCCCGAGCCTCCTGCAGATTAAGCGAAAGTGGCTTTTCACAGAAAATGGCCTTTCCGGAAGCTACTGCATCACGCAGCATCACGGCATGCATACTTGTAGAGGAAGCGATAATTACCGCATCAATATCCGCACCTTGCAGCACGTCATGATAGTCCGTATAAACCTTCACATCCGGATAGACGGAAGAAAACCGTTTACAGGCATCAACTGATACATCCGAAACGGCAACAAGCTCCGCACCGGATATGGTACCGGCAAGATTTGCCGCATGCCGCCAACCTAATCGCCCTAAACCTATGACCGCACATTTCAATCTGTCCACAATGACCCCATTACTCATACTGGTATTCCGGACGCAGCATACATAATCTTTTCTTGTGAGAAATCATCACGAACCAGTTCTCCGGTAAGAGAACCTTCATGCATAACGATAATTCTGTCGGCCATACCCATGCATTCATCCATCTCAGAACTGATCATGATGACGGCAGCCCCTCCGGCAACCAGCTCGTTAATAAGATTGTAGACTTCGATTTTCGCTCCAACATCAATACCGCGGGTAGGTTCATCAAAGATGAAAATTTTCGCCTGCGTCATCAACCATTTCGCGATGACCACCTTCTGCTGGTTTCCTCCGCTCAATTGGCTGGAAACGGTAAAAACGTCCGGAACCTTAATACGAAGGTCATTAACCATCTTGACCGATTCTTTCCTGATCTTCGGGAGATCAATAAAGAATTTTCTTTTCTTAAACTTCTTAAGGCTGACCAAAGTAGCATTGAATTCAACGGATTGAAGAAGAATCAGCCCCTGCCCCTTCCTATCCTCCGTGAGGAAAGCAATGCCGGCATTAATGGAGTCACGAGGCGACTTGATAGTCACCTTCTGTCCGTTGATGAAGACCTCTCCCGAATCGATCGGATCGGCGCCCATCAGACCACGGGCAACCTCGGTGCGGCCTGCTCCCACCAGCCCGGAAACTCCCAGAATCTCACCGGCATGGACCTTGAAGCTTATATCCTCATAGACACCCTTGTGCGTCAAATTTTTGACTTCAAGAACGACATCACCCTGAGGAAAAATCTTTTTGGGATACTTGTTTGTGATATCGCGTCCGACCATGAGCTTAACAATATCATCGACAGAAACCTCATCGATTCTCTTGTTTGCAACGACCTGGCCGTCTCGCATGACCGTCAAAGCGTCACAAATGGACTTCACCTCTTCAAGTCGGTGAGAGATGAAAATCATTGTGACATTCTTTTCACGTAGCTTTTCAATGATTCGAAACAACTCTCCGGCTTCTTTTTCACTCAGACTGGCAGTTGGCTCATCCATGATGATGAGTTTTGCCGAGGCATTTACCGCCTTACAGATCTCAACCATCTGGCATTGTCCAACACCGAGCATGGTCATAGGCGTTTTGGGATCGATATCGAGATCAAAATCCTTGAGGACCTTCTCCGCTAATTCCTCCTGTCTGCCCAGGTCAAGAAAGCTTCCCTTTTTCAATTCTCTTCCGAGAAAAATATTCTCGGTTACCGTCATGTACGACACTTGATTAAGTTCCTGATAGATACAGGCAATACCAAGATTCATCGCTTCATGAGGAAGAAGAGACGGAAAACTTTCGCCGTCGAAAACAATCTCCCCAGAATCAGGAGAATGAGCACCGGCAAGCACCTTAATAAGCGTTGACTTTCCGGCACCGTTCTCACCGACGAGCCCATGAACCTCCCCCCGTCGGACGTTCATGCTCACTTCATCCAACGCCAAAACACCAGGGTATTTTTTCGTGATGTTCCGCAATTCCAGCAAGTGTTCTTCGGTTTTCAAAAATCCCTCCTTGCCTCCATCGTCTCCTCCCATTGCATAAAATAAGGCATCATAAATTCTTTATATTTTGCAAACGTTAGCATATAATCATGATCCCACCTAAAATAGTATTTGTCAAATGTTTTTTACATATTTCTAAATAGGACTTATTTTTCTACAATACAACAAATTAAAAAAACATTACTTAACAATTACTTAACAAAAAATTATGATAACGTTTCCAAAAAACAAATACAAAAATATCGATATAAACATAAAAAATGGAAAAGACATCAAACCCGTATGTTCGTACGTATCGGCGAAGGAGATAATGAAGCACCCAAAAGGGCCCACTATTGTGTTGCAAATCGAAGGAAGCAAGAAACATGATTTTCCCAGCCGATACAATGGCCCACGGCTCAACGAAGAGAATCAATAATTAAGTGTATGTGAAGGGTACGGAAAGTCAAATAAAGAGAAACAAAAAGCGGGCGAGGGGAATTGAACCCCCAATTGAAGCTTGGGAAGCTTCCGTGATACCACTTCACCACGCCCGCAAAAAGTAGCCATACATTACCAAAGAGCGGGACCTCTGTCAACGGATATCGATAGAGGTCGCTCTTTCAAATCAATCTTTTCCCTGGACCCGCTGACGAAGAACCTCTTCGCCGTTAACATTCACCACGATGGTTGTATCATCGGGAACCTCGTAGGGTATGGAAAGAAGCCCCCCCGAGTGTCGCAACGAAACGATCTCCTCTCTGGTTCCATTGGGGAGTATAGCCTCCACCTGGACCGGCACGGGAACCGGATAATCGGGAAGACTCCGTTCCACCATACCGAATTGATACCCCTCCGCAACATTATCGGGTTCAAGGATGATCAATTGACGAATCGTATCTACGGGGACCTCTGCACCTGCAGCGGGATTCTGGCCGACAACGGTACCCGGGCGTCCTTTTGCATCATTCTGAAGGGTAAAGACAAAAGGTAAGCCTGATCCGGCAATGATATCACGGGCCCGTTCCCAGTCTATTCCTATATAATCACCTACGGTAATGAGTTCTCCCTCGGCCCCTTTACTGACAACCAGTTCAAGGTCCGTCAGGGCGGAAAGCTCGGTCCCGGGTTCTGGCTTCTGTTCAAGAATGGTTCCAGCAGGCTCTTCGCTGAAGACCCTTACAAAGGGCTTCTTGAGCCTCAAAAGGGGACCGTATACCGTTTCAAGGCTTTTGAGATGACTTTCAAGCTCAGAGACGTTCCATCCAACATAGTTGTCGAGTTTCTCAACGGCTTTCCCCTTGCTGACACGCAGCACAACCCGGGTTCCAGCCTTCACAAAGGTTCCGGGCCCGGGATCCTGACCGAGGATCATCCCCTTATCGGAAAGGGCATTTGAATAGCGCAGCTGAATACCGGCATTCAGTGCCTTTTCCTGGAGGGAAAGCATGGCATTCTCCAGAGGCATACCGACCAAATCGGGCACCATGGTCTCCTCTTTTGCATCCAAAGTCAGCATAAAGGTGACGGCGGTAATGATAAGCATCAAAACAACGGCGGCAAGACCAAAAAAAAGGAGAAACCTGAGATATCGCTGCTCCGGATCCGTTTGGTTCTCAGCCTGCTCCTTCTTTCTTTTTCGAAAACCCAAAACGCTCATTCCTTTCCTCCCAACCGTTTTCCTGCTATATCACGATTGCCGTTATAGAAGCTGGCAAAATCAAGGGGCCTCTTTGTTTTAAGCTGCAGCCGAACAACGGCCAGCAATCCATCTCCTGTTTGTACCAGAATTCCCCGTTTCCTGTCTACTCCCGCTATCGTGCCGGGCGCAGATAGGCTTTTTTCGGCCGACAAAGGGAAGCTATCCAAAATCAGCAACTCCTTCCCTTCCAGGGTAGTCCGGGTTCTGGGCCAGGGATTAAATGCTCTCACCATTCTATCGATCTGCACCGCAGAGAGGTTCCAGTCGATTAAAGAATCATCCGCATCGATCTTTTCCGAATAGGAGGCGAAAACCTCATCCTGCTCTTCCTCGGTAAACTCCCCACGTTCCAAAGCATCGATGGTCGAAACCAGCAGCTTTGCCCCCTCTTCCGCCGCCCAGGCGCTGAGAGAAGCGGTGGTTTCACGACCGTCGAGATCGCGGACAAGACGGGAAAGAACGGCACCTCTATCCATTTCCCGAGCAAGGCGCTGAATCGTTATACCACTCTTCTCATCACCAGAGAGGATTGCGGATGGAATCGGAGAGGGGCCGCGGTGGAGAGGCAGGAGGGAAGGATGCACATTGATTCCCCCCTGAGAAAAGAGGGCCAGAAATTTCGGTCCGAATATGCGGCCAAAGGCAAACACTGCAAGCAGATCCGGTTTTAAAGCGGCAACAGCCTCCCGAGCTTCCCCTTTAAGGTGATCAAACTGGAGAAGCGGGATGGGCTTCCCGCTGTCAAGCAGGGCCTGCTTCACAGGCGACGGAGAAGGGGCACGCCCCCTCCCCCTGGGCCGATCAGGATTGGTCAATACTCCGCACAACTGATGGTTTGAGAAAAGCAAAGCCTTAAGAGAGGAAACAGCGATTTCCGGCGTACCGGCGAAAAGAACCCGCATTACCCTCGCCACCGCTTTTCGTAGAGCTTCAGCAGGCGCCGTCTCTTACGCTCTTCGAGGTGGTCGATGAACAATACACCCTTGAGATGATCCATTTCATGCTGGATGACCCGGGCGAGCATGCCCTCGGCGGCAAGTTTAAAGGCCTTTCCATTCTCATCGATTGCCTGGACCTGGATTGATTCCGGGCGCAGCACATCGGCATAGACTCCGGGAATACTGAGGCACCCCTCTTCATAGCGCACCTGTTCCTGGCTTGTGCCGATGATCTCGGGATTGACGAATACCCGCGGAACATCGCCTCTGACGTGGCAGACGAAAAGACGCTTGAGTACCCCAACCTGAGGGGCCGCCAACCCAACACCGTCGTCCTCATGCATTGTTACTATCATATCATCGGCAAGGCGGCGAATGGATTCGTCGACATCCGCAACCGTTGCAGCACGCTCCCGCAGGAGCTCATTACCTAATGTCAATATCTTCATCGTTTCATAATAGTATAAAAAAGAGATAGGTACCGTCAATCGCCCTGTCAAAGAAGTGAAACAGGATCGACATCGTACTCAACGTAAAGACCTTTCCCCCTTTTTTGCCGCCGATACCCAGAGACAGCCGGTAACAGCATGGAAAGTTTCCGGGCGCGCAGGATCAACTGAAATCGATAGTTCTTCGCAATAATGGCGATCGGACATTCGGCGGGACCAAGAATTTCAGAACCTCGGGGAAGCTGCGACCGTAAAAAGGAAGCGGCTCCCTCACAGGCAGCTTCAGCCGCCTTTTCATTACGGCTGCGAAAAACAAGACGAAGCAGCCGAGAGGCAGGGGGAAAACCAAGCGCTCTGCGACTCTCCAGCTCCTGACGATAAAATTCCTCTACCCTTCCCTCTGAAGCCAAGGCTATGGCAGGGTCCTCCGGGGTAAAGGTTTGAATTACCACACGTCCATCGCTGTCGTAGCGTCCTGCCCTTCCCGCAACCTGGGTAATCAGGGCAAAGGTCCGTTCACGGGAACGAAAATCGGGTAGATGGAGCGAACTATCGGCTTGAACAATGCCGACGAGAGAGACTCCGGGAAAATTGAGCCCCTTGGCAACCATTTGGGTTCCAAGGAGAACATCGGTCTGTCCCTTTTTAAAGTGATCGAGGATACGCTTAAGACTTCCCTTCTTTTTAACCGCATCGGTATCAGCCCGCTCGAGACGGAAATCGGGGAAATGGTTTCGTACATCTTCCTCTATTTTTTCCGTTCCGAAGCCGGAATAGCCGACATCAAGGGAGCCGCATTCCGGGCAGGCCTCCACAGGAGGACGACTCCACCCGCAATAGTGACACACCATGCGTCCGCTGCTCTTATGAAAGGTAAGGGCCACCGAACAGCGTTTGCATGTCATCTGATAGCCGCAGCTTCGGCAGTGAAAAAAGTAGCTAAACCCCCGCCGGTTCAGAAAAAGAATTGACTGGCGACCGGCCTCTTTCGCCGAACGCATCCTGGCGATGAGCTCATCGGAAAGGGTTCCGTTCCTGCCCTTCATATCGACGACCTCAACGGAGGGAAGCACGCCTCCTGCGATCCGCTCGGTGAGGGAGAGACGCTGAATGCTCCCCTCTTCCATAAAGGCGTAGGCCTCCACCGATGGGGTTGCACTGCCCATGACAAGCCGGGCTCCGGAGACAGAAACGCGTCGCATGGCAACCTGCCGGGCATGGTATCGGGGAGAAGAACCCGACTTGTAGCTGGCCTCATGCTCTTCATCGATGATGATCATGCCGAGTTTCCTGATCGGAGCGAAGACGGCACTGCGGGCTCCCACGGCAAGCAGGGCCTGGCCCCCGCGTAACTTCTTCCATTCGGCAAGACGCTGGCTTGGAGTAAGGGCCGAGTGGAGAAGAGCAACCTGATCGGTAAAACGGCCTCGTATCGCATCGACAAGCTGGTGCGTAAGGGAGATTTCGGGCACAAGATAGATCACACCTTTACCAGCGGCGATCGTCGCCTCCGCAGCCCTGAGGAAGACCTCGGTCTTTCCTGAGCCGGTGACCCCGTAAAGGTATTTTGCCCGCTGGTCATTACCGAGGATTGCCTCGAGGGCGGACGACTGCTGCGTGGACAGCGAAGGGGGCTTGATCGCGGCTATCTCCTCCTCCACGCTAAAGGAGGGGACCGCACTCTCCCGCCTTCCGCCGGGAAGCATCGCGGCAAGGGCCTCACCCTTGCTTGCCAGGTACATCGACGCCATCCATGAGGCAAGTTCCAGCTCCTGATCGCCGAAAAGCGGTTCATCATCGATGCACCGAGTCACCCTGCGAATGGTAAAATCGCCTCTTGGGGGATGATCGGCAACGTCAATCACAAAACCGGTGACGGACCTGCGGCCGAAAGGGGCTATTACCCTTCTGCCTCTCCACCGGGCTGCAAAAGCTTCCAGAGAAGATGGCTCCTCTTGTGCTTCATCAAGAGGAGGAAGATAGGTAAAGCTATCATCAAGAGGAAGATTAAACAGAAGTTGAAGAAAGTAGTCGTTCAACCCAACTCCCCGAGCAGCCCCCGCAGGGCTTTAAGATCTTCCCATACAGGGGCACGATATTCCGGATTACGAAGCACTCCGCTTGGATGATAGGTGGGAACAAGAGGAATACCGCGATACTCAAAGCGCTTGCCGTGACGCCGTCCGATTCCATCGGTGGTATCGAGCAAAAGCTGCATGGCTATCCGTCCCACCGTCAGAATGGCCTTCGGACGTAGGATATCGATTTGCCGGTCAAGGAAGGGACGGCAGGCCGCCGCCTCGTCGGGAAGAGGATCACGGTTGCCCGGGGGCCTGCACTTGATGATGTTCCCTATGAAGAGATGCTCCGACCGTGAAAGGCCGATGGCCTTCATCCATTTGTCGAGATATTGCCCGGCAGGACCGACGAAAGGCCTTCCGCTGGCATCCTCCTGGGCCCCCGGTCCCTCACCGATGATCAGGACCATGGGACGGACCACTCCCTCACCGGGAACCGCGTGGTGCCGTCCTTCGTGGAGCCTGCAGGCGGTACAGGAGGAGACCTCCTGAGCAATCTCCTTTAAGAGCAGGGCGGGATCCGTATCCTTTGCAGGAGCGGACCGAAGTGCAGGAGAGGCCTTGAGCCCCGTGAATCCCGCATCCCGGAGGCTGGGATGGCTCCTTTTCCTGCCACAGCGCAGATAATCATCCCCAAGATTCAATAGGTTCCAATAGCCTTCAAGAAGTTTTTCATCCATAAAGCTGCTCCATGGTGTAATGAACCCGCCAGAAAAAAAGCCCCCTTGCCGGGGCAGTCGTTCCGGCGAGGCTCCGATCCTTCTCATCAAGAATGAGCCTCATGGCTCGGGCGGGGTCCTCGGCAGAAGCCACCTCAAGAGCGGTTCCGACAATCGAACGGACCATACGCCACAAGAAGGCGTTTCCCGTTATCCTAAACTCTATCATACCCCTGTGCTGCAGGAAAACCGCCTGATAGATCACCCTGACTTTTGAGGGCGATGGATCGCCAGCTGCGGAAAGGCTAGAAAAATCATGGCTGCCCAATAGCGGAGAGACGGCCCTGTTGAGAGACCCAATAGACGGCAGGGACCTAGGAGCATAACAATAGGGGCGTAGAAACGGGGAAACGCAAACTCCCGGGTAAAGGAAATAGCGATAACTTCGGGCCTTCGCAGAGTAGCGGGCGTGAAAATCATCGGGAACGGCAGAGGAGCCGACAATACGTACGTCGGCGGGCAGGATGGCGTTCAAGGCAGGAGCGAATCTATCCGCTTCAATTGAGGAAAGGGTCGTATCAAAATGGACGACCTGGCCCCTGGCGTGGACCCCCGAATCGGTACGACCGGCGGCGGTCACCCTCACCGTTTGCTTCTCCATCGACTCCAGGGCGGCTTCAATAACACCCTGGACGGTTCTCTCTTCCCTTTGGACCTGCCATCCGGAAAATTTTTTTCCGTCATAGGCAACGATCATCTTTATCCTTCGAGCCATGTTACCCCAAAGAGTCCTGAAGGTGTTTTACCTCATTGCCGATGGCGGAATGCAGCTCCTTGGCCTTTTCAAGAAGAGCCGCAGGCTTATTCTTAGAGGCCTTGCCCATTCCGAAGATACGGGCTACGGTCCTTTTGGCACGCTCAAGGCTCTTAATCCTGGAAGAAATATCATCGTCGCTGCCGTGATAGTACTCAAGCAAAGCCGCAATGTAGAGTGCACCGTCATAACCGTAATTCTTGTCAAGATCGGGGCCAAGGTGACCTGCGTCGCTGATACTCTGATGTCCGTCCCCTTCATACTCAATGGCAAGGGTGTAAAAAAAACGGGCCTTGTTGTAAAGGACATTTGCGAGGTAGTCGTAGTTTTCCTCAGGATACTTATGATGAAGGTCTCCTGCGAGCCAGGCGGCCCGGAGAGAGGAGAGTCCCTGTTTGATGGTGGGGCTCCTATCGGAGGGAAAGGCGTCCATGGAGGAAGTGGTGAGAATATAGCCGGCCGTTCCTTCGGCAAGCGTTCGCCGTCCACGAAAATCGAGGGAAGGGAAAAGTGAATCGACAAGCCGGTGTCTCTGATCCTGCTGATCACGCAGCTTAGCAGCAACAGACTCTTCGACCGTAGGAAAATCTGCCGCAAATGCCGCATAAAAGCAGACGGGGCAGACGGTGATGGTATAGATGAGGGGATAGACCTCGCCATATTTTTGGCTGGGCTCATAGAGACGACGAAGTTCGTCGGTCAATTCACCGGCAATTAAACGCCCCCTACCGGTACGGAGCTCTTCCCGGTAAAATGTGGCGCCACAGACAGGGCATTCGATCTCATCCTTGCTGAAAAAGGTCAAAGTGGAAACAGCTTGTTCATCACTCATATGGGATCTCCTTCTATGACAACCATTGCCACGGCAGCCTTTTTTTCATGGGTGAGGCTGAGATGGAGAAACCTGCCGCCGGAGCGCCTGAAGGCCCTGAGGGCCGTTCCGTAGAGCTGAATCTCCGGTTTTCCGTTATGTTGATTGATTACCTCTATATCACGCAAAACGAGCCCCCGCATACCGGTACCGAGGGCCTTGCCAAAGGCCTCTTTTGCGGCAAAACGCGCCGCAAGGGAGAGAACCGCGGCTGCCCCCCGATCCAGGGCGGCGGCTACCTCAGCGGGATGAAAGAAACGGGCGAGCATCTTTGGATTGTTGACCCAATGCTCAAGCCGTTCCGTGTCGACGACATCCACCCCTATTCCGATAATCACTGTTGCTGCTCCTGAACTTCGGCATAACGCACATCAACCCTCACCTCCGCAGGATCATAGCGCAAAACGAGGATTCCCTGAGGCACATCGGGAACCAGCGGCAGGAGATAGGTTCCCGGACGTTCAATGGCGCTGCAATCGATGGTAAATCGAATATCCCCCTGACCAAGCCCTTCAAGGAGAAGCTGCCGTCCCTGAATCCGCATCTGATTCGGCGGCATCTCTCCACTAAGTTCAAAAGAGGGATCAAGATCGAGGGCAATCACATCAAGGTTTTCAAGGCTTTTCAGAATCACACTCTCCTGGACCACTCCGTAGAATTCAACCACATCACCACCGGGGAAGCGGGTTGTCTGATCAGGTCGTTCCAACCTCACCCTGACGGTAAAGTCCTCGGTCTTACCGCCGATATCGATATCTTCGGTGGAAACAGAACTCAGATGTTCGATGGTGCTGCGCACGCCCTCCACCTCAACGGTGGTGGGGGTAAGAAAAT encodes:
- the iolG gene encoding inositol 2-dehydrogenase, with the protein product MSNGVIVDRLKCAVIGLGRLGWRHAANLAGTISGAELVAVSDVSVDACKRFSSVYPDVKVYTDYHDVLQGADIDAVIIASSTSMHAVMLRDAVASGKAIFCEKPLSLNLQEARELQRLVRDHGSFVQLGFMRRFDTGYAAAKERIESGAIGTPVSLLGISRDPSCPPIEFAKTSGGLIMDLCIHDIDLCRWFLEGEVTEVYARGSVVRYEALRSIGDIDHVNIDLSFSNGTLASVEGSRNSRYGYDVRTEVVCTEGAAFIGKMQDEPVVMMDAKGVSMKTVPGFLERFAQAYLSEMEHFVEDVLAHNPPAVGVDDGVAAMEIAEAAQTSLVSGRTVALGRK
- a CDS encoding sugar ABC transporter ATP-binding protein, giving the protein MKTEEHLLELRNITKKYPGVLALDEVSMNVRRGEVHGLVGENGAGKSTLIKVLAGAHSPDSGEIVFDGESFPSLLPHEAMNLGIACIYQELNQVSYMTVTENIFLGRELKKGSFLDLGRQEELAEKVLKDFDLDIDPKTPMTMLGVGQCQMVEICKAVNASAKLIIMDEPTASLSEKEAGELFRIIEKLREKNVTMIFISHRLEEVKSICDALTVMRDGQVVANKRIDEVSVDDIVKLMVGRDITNKYPKKIFPQGDVVLEVKNLTHKGVYEDISFKVHAGEILGVSGLVGAGRTEVARGLMGADPIDSGEVFINGQKVTIKSPRDSINAGIAFLTEDRKGQGLILLQSVEFNATLVSLKKFKKRKFFIDLPKIRKESVKMVNDLRIKVPDVFTVSSQLSGGNQQKVVIAKWLMTQAKIFIFDEPTRGIDVGAKIEVYNLINELVAGGAAVIMISSEMDECMGMADRIIVMHEGSLTGELVRDDFSQEKIMYAASGIPV
- a CDS encoding PASTA domain-containing protein; translated protein: MSVLGFRKRKKEQAENQTDPEQRYLRFLLFFGLAAVVLMLIITAVTFMLTLDAKEETMVPDLVGMPLENAMLSLQEKALNAGIQLRYSNALSDKGMILGQDPGPGTFVKAGTRVVLRVSKGKAVEKLDNYVGWNVSELESHLKSLETVYGPLLRLKKPFVRVFSEEPAGTILEQKPEPGTELSALTDLELVVSKGAEGELITVGDYIGIDWERARDIIAGSGLPFVFTLQNDAKGRPGTVVGQNPAAGAEVPVDTIRQLIILEPDNVAEGYQFGMVERSLPDYPVPVPVQVEAILPNGTREEIVSLRHSGGLLSIPYEVPDDTTIVVNVNGEEVLRQRVQGKD
- the fmt gene encoding methionyl-tRNA formyltransferase; protein product: MRVLFAGTPEIAVSSLKALLFSNHQLCGVLTNPDRPRGRGRAPSPSPVKQALLDSGKPIPLLQFDHLKGEAREAVAALKPDLLAVFAFGRIFGPKFLALFSQGGINVHPSLLPLHRGPSPIPSAILSGDEKSGITIQRLAREMDRGAVLSRLVRDLDGRETTASLSAWAAEEGAKLLVSTIDALERGEFTEEEQDEVFASYSEKIDADDSLIDWNLSAVQIDRMVRAFNPWPRTRTTLEGKELLILDSFPLSAEKSLSAPGTIAGVDRKRGILVQTGDGLLAVVRLQLKTKRPLDFASFYNGNRDIAGKRLGGKE
- the def gene encoding peptide deformylase, with product MKILTLGNELLRERAATVADVDESIRRLADDMIVTMHEDDGVGLAAPQVGVLKRLFVCHVRGDVPRVFVNPEIIGTSQEQVRYEEGCLSIPGVYADVLRPESIQVQAIDENGKAFKLAAEGMLARVIQHEMDHLKGVLFIDHLEERKRRRLLKLYEKRWRG
- the priA gene encoding replication restart helicase PriA; translation: MNDYFLQLLFNLPLDDSFTYLPPLDEAQEEPSSLEAFAARWRGRRVIAPFGRRSVTGFVIDVADHPPRGDFTIRRVTRCIDDEPLFGDQELELASWMASMYLASKGEALAAMLPGGRRESAVPSFSVEEEIAAIKPPSLSTQQSSALEAILGNDQRAKYLYGVTGSGKTEVFLRAAEATIAAGKGVIYLVPEISLTHQLVDAIRGRFTDQVALLHSALTPSQRLAEWKKLRGGQALLAVGARSAVFAPIRKLGMIIIDEEHEASYKSGSSPRYHARQVAMRRVSVSGARLVMGSATPSVEAYAFMEEGSIQRLSLTERIAGGVLPSVEVVDMKGRNGTLSDELIARMRSAKEAGRQSILFLNRRGFSYFFHCRSCGYQMTCKRCSVALTFHKSSGRMVCHYCGWSRPPVEACPECGSLDVGYSGFGTEKIEEDVRNHFPDFRLERADTDAVKKKGSLKRILDHFKKGQTDVLLGTQMVAKGLNFPGVSLVGIVQADSSLHLPDFRSRERTFALITQVAGRAGRYDSDGRVVIQTFTPEDPAIALASEGRVEEFYRQELESRRALGFPPASRLLRLVFRSRNEKAAEAACEGAASFLRSQLPRGSEILGPAECPIAIIAKNYRFQLILRARKLSMLLPAVSGYRRQKRGKGLYVEYDVDPVSLL
- a CDS encoding uracil-DNA glycosylase — protein: MDEKLLEGYWNLLNLGDDYLRCGRKRSHPSLRDAGFTGLKASPALRSAPAKDTDPALLLKEIAQEVSSCTACRLHEGRHHAVPGEGVVRPMVLIIGEGPGAQEDASGRPFVGPAGQYLDKWMKAIGLSRSEHLFIGNIIKCRPPGNRDPLPDEAAACRPFLDRQIDILRPKAILTVGRIAMQLLLDTTDGIGRRHGKRFEYRGIPLVPTYHPSGVLRNPEYRAPVWEDLKALRGLLGELG
- the truA gene encoding tRNA pseudouridine(38-40) synthase TruA; protein product: MARRIKMIVAYDGKKFSGWQVQREERTVQGVIEAALESMEKQTVRVTAAGRTDSGVHARGQVVHFDTTLSSIEADRFAPALNAILPADVRIVGSSAVPDDFHARYSAKARSYRYFLYPGVCVSPFLRPYCYAPRSLPSIGSLNRAVSPLLGSHDFSSLSAAGDPSPSKVRVIYQAVFLQHRGMIEFRITGNAFLWRMVRSIVGTALEVASAEDPARAMRLILDEKDRSLAGTTAPARGLFFWRVHYTMEQLYG
- a CDS encoding DUF2225 domain-containing protein, whose product is MSDEQAVSTLTFFSKDEIECPVCGATFYREELRTGRGRLIAGELTDELRRLYEPSQKYGEVYPLIYTITVCPVCFYAAFAADFPTVEESVAAKLRDQQDQRHRLVDSLFPSLDFRGRRTLAEGTAGYILTTSSMDAFPSDRSPTIKQGLSSLRAAWLAGDLHHKYPEENYDYLANVLYNKARFFYTLAIEYEGDGHQSISDAGHLGPDLDKNYGYDGALYIAALLEYYHGSDDDISSRIKSLERAKRTVARIFGMGKASKNKPAALLEKAKELHSAIGNEVKHLQDSLG
- a CDS encoding holo-ACP synthase, coding for MIIGIGVDVVDTERLEHWVNNPKMLARFFHPAEVAAALDRGAAAVLSLAARFAAKEAFGKALGTGMRGLVLRDIEVINQHNGKPEIQLYGTALRAFRRSGGRFLHLSLTHEKKAAVAMVVIEGDPI
- a CDS encoding CdaR family protein, whose product is MRSDLLFERLLHNWPAKVLSVAIAIFLFLFNRMATLEERFFSVPLEVLSSENFIPAESLPENVRVTIRGRSQEVNLILAEDIRAWIDFSDFDHEGTFSAAVQIEKKGAALHADPIEIRVDPATLTIRFEKRMRKSVEVSPNVTGFPAKGYELGQYFLTPTTVEVEGVRSTIEHLSSVSTEDIDIGGKTEDFTVRVRLERPDQTTRFPGGDVVEFYGVVQESVILKSLENLDVIALDLDPSFELSGEMPPNQMRIQGRQLLLEGLGQGDIRFTIDCSAIERPGTYLLPLVPDVPQGILVLRYDPAEVRVDVRYAEVQEQQQ